The following is a genomic window from Sphingobacterium spiritivorum.
GCGCTGTTCCGCTGTCATCAGATCATAGCACCAGTCGTACACGACTGCTGATGTGTAGATCGCACGTCCGATCTCACGGGTAATATCCCCGTAGGTAATATTTCCGAATTCCAGAACAGACAGGTAATCTGAAACCAGACGCACAGCCTCTTTTCCAACCGATTTGTCTCCTGACATCAGATAATAAAAAGCTTTTATCTCTATATTTTTTTCCAGCGCTTCATTATAAAACTGTTCCTCTGCCGGATTGATATTGAAAGTAAATGCGGCAGTAGCTGCCGATTTTACTTTCTCCCATTCTGGTCTGTTCTCTTCGCTGCTCAATCTGTTTTTGACCGTCACCAGACTTTCTTCATTCACCCATATACGTGGTCTGCTTTTGGGAGGTACAATAGCTGGCTTATAATGAAGGGCCTCCTGCGGCACCTGAGGAGCTCCAAAACTCCGGATTTTAATCGTTTGAAACCTGACATTTCCGGGCAACCACATCTTTATCTGATGTTGCCCCTTTTTCAGTTGAAACTTGCCGAGCACCTGCCGTCCTCCCATGTGTGCATCAAACAGGATACGGCTTGTAGGCCGCTCTTCATCGATCTGCAGTTTGACATTCTGAGTCATGCGCCCCGTCTTATCCTCTCTTTTCAAAGCCTCCGGATCCACTGGCTCAACTACAGTTTCGAAGGTATACTTACCATCAGCCGGAACATCTACTTTAAAAATTATATCATATTTATAATCAATTTTTTGCAATTTATTACTAATGTTATTCTTTAACACTATATAACCTTCTGACGACTTATTTCCTTTGGATTTTGTCACGGTATGCGCATTGATTCCGACATCAGAAGCATGGTATACTTTTTCGTATACGGACAAAGGAGATGTCTGTGCATGTACGGATATAACAGACACCGCTATCACCATGAATAATGTCATTATAAAGAGGATACGGCAATATTTATTCTTTAAGAATCTTTGGCTGTACATATTCTACTTGTTGAAACAAATTAATAAACCGGACTTCCTTTCTGCGGAAAGGAAATCCGGAATACACAATCTAAAACAATTATACTGAAATTAGTTCATCGCTAATCTTTTCATACTGATTTTCAATTCTTTTGTTGCATCAGTTGAACTATTGATATACACATATGCTCTATACTTCTTATCCGCTGTCTCCACCCACAGTCCGCCTTCATTACGCACATTGACAGCGAAATCAGGGGCATCCGCAAAGTCTTTCTGTATCAGATCCAGATCATCCACGAATACACCGTACTGCAGACGCGCCAGCTGCTGATCACGTACTGTCCATGCTTTGATCAGCTTTGTGTTATTTTTGACTGCTGCAGGCAGCGTTACTCCCGGTAAATAGATAGCATTAGCTGACGGAGCTACCACAGCATGCTTAAAATCTATATTCGGAATAACACGATACAGGTATACCAAATCGATTTTATCAGGATTCTGAGCCGCATATGCAGCATCATATACTGCCATGTCTGCAATAGAGATATAGCAGGCCTGTGCATCCTTAGCAACGAGATCAAGTTTCATATCCATTTTACGGATATCATACGGACCTAGATTATAGGTCACCGTCTGTCCGTTGCTTGCTTTTGCTGAAAACTTAAAGGAAACAGTCTTTCCGCGGGCTTCTTCCGGTATTTTATAATAGTACCGTAAGGTAGCAGCACTTGTATCTCTTGAAAAATTGACTGTAGTGGTCGTACTGCTTGTGACAGAAGGATCTCCGATCTGCACACCTACATCTACTCCCGAATTATTCGTGTAATATGACTTATTGTCCAGATATGTACCGCTGGCTCCGGCAATGGAAGCTTCCACTGTAGCCGAGACGATCTTACCTTCTGTGGGCAATAATGCCATCGCATAGGCGAATTCAATATTTGTACCGACAACATTAGGCCCCATGGATCGTTTGATCACATCGTTATGCAATCCGGATTCCGCTTCAGGAATCTGATAGGAATTTTCTTTACATGCCGTTACAAACAGCGTAAGCATGCTAACGATTCCGATATAACTTATTAATTTCTTCATCTTTATCAGTTTTTTACTGTTTAACAGTCAGTGTAACGGTATATTCTTTTCTCACCTTACGATTGCCTGATACCACTGTCCATTTGCGTGGAGTGCTCAGGTTAGAAAAATCCTCTTTACCGACGATTTTAGGATCTAATAAGGCATCTGCCACTAAGCTAAACTGCGGATAAAGGTTGCGGAGATCGGTACCGAACATCACTTCTACTTTTATGGTCTGCGCTACGGTATCGATAACTGCAGCTTTGGTACGTACAGTTTGAAAATCAGCACCCAGCAATTCAAAATTGCTGACGTAACATTCTGCCCGATTCGTGATCAGCAACCCGTCACCATCCATAGGATAGTCTTTTTGACAGCCTGCCATCGAGATGCACAATGTCAATAAAAGGCCTTTTATAATATTTTTCATCTGTCTATAATTTATTTTTTAATGTGGATGAAACTATCAGATCTTTCTTTTGAAACATCCTGATGATTTCATATTGATATCGATTAATATATAATTATCTCCAGGGAATATTCTGCGTCAGACGGCTGTTGCGGTCACGTTCGGTCTCCGGGATCTGGTAAATATAACACCGTTGGTAGGTCAGCTCCGGCTCATTAAAGAAAAAGCGCTCCCAATTGTTGCCATAGGTATCTTGAAACCATTTTCCATTGCCATATGCTGCTCCGAAGACTTTCTCTATGGTTCTCCATCGTCTCAGATCGAATGCCCGCTGACCTTCACCAAACAACTCCACAATACGCTCCTGCTCTATTGCATCAAAGAATGCTTGCTTAGAACTGGTTTTTGTACCGGACAAAGCCGGCAGATTACCGCGACGACGCACTCTGTTAACAAGGTCTATTGCATCAGCCTGCGGACCACCCACCTCATTTGTAGCCTCTGCATACATCAAAAATACGTCCGCCAGACGCATCATCGGCCAGTTGTAGTCTCCTGAGCTTCTGTTTTGACCGCCATAATTACGCACAAACTTACGTGTCTCTATTCCGGACAGGTTGGTACCGTTATCATTGAAGGAAGTATAGCGTACACCATCAATAGTAACTGCTGCACCCCAGGTCTTGTAAATAAAAGGAACATAGCCTGTCAGTTCAGTAGTACCCATACCCATGATCTTCTCATAATCCCAAAGCAAAGTCGCTTTCATACGATAATCCCGGTTACGGTAAGATTCCGGATTAATGGCTGAATTAGGCATCGTACGCGCACCTGCTACAGTTGGTGCTACCTGTATCATTGGAGGAAGAAAATCTCCAGTAATGGTCGACTGGTAGCGATTAGCGATCTCATAACGGGCTACCACCTGATTCTGAGACAAACCTACAGACACACCGGTCCATACACGCATATACTCTTCACTCTGACCTGTACCGTTTCCGCCGTGTGTCAGTACCATAATCATCTCTCCGTCGGTATTCGGGTTTCCTGTAGACGGGATAAACATGTAGTAATAGTTTGGCAGTACATCAGCTTTACCCATTTCTCCCCATTCACCCGGTTCTCCATTCCGGAACAACCGTAATCCATAGTCGTTGATAACCTTTTTAAAATCCTCTGCAGCACCGCGGTATGCCTCCTGAGCTACAGCTGCAGATGGCGTAAAACGCTCCAGTTCCGGCCAGCCATTTTTATTCCAGGATCCCCAGAATAACTGCAGTTTACCACGGAAAGCTAATGCAGCAGGTTTGGCGGCACGACCTAATGTTGCACCCTTCACCGGCAGTTTATCATATGCATAAGTAAAATCAGCCATAATGGAATCTTTGATCCGTGCGATAGGCATCCGTGACACCGTATCCGCTTCTATAGGATCACGCAGAATATGTGAAAAATAAGGCACATCTCCCCAAAGTGAAATCAATCTGAAATAAGCGATACCTCGTAACAGTTTCGCTTCTCCGGCTATTGCTTCCAGATTTTTAAGCGAAGTCTCCGTTTTTGCATTCGGCAGCATAAGCTTATTGATATTCTCGATCACATAATTTGAATGTGTAATCGAACCATATAATGCACGGTATAATGCTGAAGCACCACCGCCATAGTTGCTGGGGCTATTCACCATCATTGTAATCGGTGCAGCTCCTACATTCCACACCTTCAGAAAATCGCCATGTCCGTCAAAATGATAATCCCGGTCAAAGCAGGGGCGAAAAACAGCGTAATTCCCCATGAGGGCACTCAATGCATCATCTTCACTTGCCCAAAATGTCTGTGTGCTGGGCGCTGTTGTAGGCACCTGATTCAGCAGATCCTTGCGGCATGATGACAAGCCTGTCAGAGTTGCTATTATAACACTAAAAACAACTGTTATATTTAATTTCGTTCTCATCCTTATAAATCTCTTATAGTTCCACATTCAGTCCTAATACAAAAGTTTTGGTAATGGGATATGCATCGTTTGCATACGAACTTTTCTCCGGATCCAATCCTTTGAAACTCGTAATTACAGCCAGATTATCAGCGGATCCGTATACTCTTAGTTTATTGACTCCCAGACGCTTTACTATCCCGTTACTAAAGGTATACCCCAGCTGTATATTCTTGACACGCAGATAAGACAGATCCTGTAACCAATGCGTACTCAGGTAATTGCTGGTACTTGTAGAACCCAATGTGCTGGGCAACAATCTCGGATAGTCAGCATCTCTGTTATCCAGGTTCCAGGTATTGTTCCACTGATCCTCGGTGATAGCCTGATTAGTGGTACCGATAAACGGACTATTAATTCTGTTCATCCAAAACTCTTTACGTCCGGTCGCTCCCTGAAGCAGGAATGCAAAATCAAATCCTTTCCAGCTTGCACTTCCTCTCAACGCATAGTTGGTACTTGGTCTTCCTAATTGCGATTTAGGGTAAGCTACACGGTCATTGATATCGATCTTACCATCTCCGTTTACATCTTTGATCAGCACATCTCCCGGAGAAGCACCCTGAGGAGCAGCTTTATAGACATCTTCCCAGGTCTGCGCAATACCCAGAGACTCAAAGGCATAAACAAAATTATAAGGCATATCCAGGAAAGTAGAGCCTTTAGGCAATTGTTCATTCCAGGAAAGCAGGCGGTTTGAGTTTTTAGAAAAATTAAAATTGACCATGTACTGGAAGTCTTGCTTACGATCTGTCCATGTCAGATTGGATTCTACACCCCTGTTGCGCATATCTCCTATATTTCTTCTCGGAGCGATGTATGCACCACTCAGGTGGATAGAAACATCCGAAGGGCGGTTCATTCCTTTAGTCAGACGATCGTAGTAATCTACTTCCCAGGATAGTCTGTTGTTGAAGAAAACAAGGTCCATCCCCAGATTCAACACGTTTGTACGTTCCCAGGTCAGGTTATAGTTGATAAATTTCTTATTCGTAAGACCGATAACAGGCACTCCACCAGAAATATAATTACTTGCTGTCAGCAATTCCTGTTGTTCATATCTGCCCACACCACTGTTGTTACCCAATGCACCATACGAAGCACGTAGCTTACCTGTGCTCAGCGCAATTTTAGATTTCAGATCCGAGAAGAAACTTTCTTCCGTAAAACGCCATCCTGCAGATGCGGAAGGGAAAAATCCATACTGATCTCCTTTGAGGAATTTAGAGGATCCGTCTACACGGAAATTAGTTTCCAACAGATATTTGTTGAAGGCAATATAGCCTATACGACCTATATAGGAGCGCAGACCTTCATTGTCAGAAGAACCTCCTGTAGTCTGCACATTATTCAATGCGCCATCAATTTCATGCAACAGCGGATTCAGACGATCCCCTCTGCTGGCAGAGAGATAGCGGTCACTCCAGAATTCCTCACTGTAAGCCCCCATAATAGAAAGATCATGATCACCGAATTTGCGCTCATAGTTTAATCTTCCTGTTAATTGGGTTTTATAACCTTCTCTGTCTACATTATAAATAGGTTCATTATTTCCCACATAGATTCGTGGTCCCCAGTCGTCTAACTGAAAATTATATGCCCGTGTAGGCAGATCCGCACGCCAGTCAAATCTGTTGTTATATTTTAAAGAATAATCTACATGGGCCGTAAATCCCTGAAAAGGTTTCCAGTCCAGGTATCCATTCAGATAAGCTTCTTTCTGATTCATGGTATTCCTGTTGCGAACCAGATAATCCGCATAAGGATTGGTAGACTGGGAACTTTCATTGTAGGCCATAGCACCGCCATAATAGCCGGTCACAGGATCAAAAGGAAGAATACCGGCAGGTGCGGTAAAGATATCCAGACCATTCGGACTATTTGCGGTCATCCCCTCTTCGTAGTTGTAATGATATTTGGACCAGTTACCTGAAAATTTAACACCGGTATTAATAGTATTGGTCACTTTCAGATCAAAGTTGAATGCGGCGTTATAGCGTTTGAAATCATTCTCGATCTGAATACCTTTTTCATCAAGAGCCCCGAAAGAGACATAGTAGTTTGAATTTTCACCTCCGCCGTTTACTGATACATTATAGGTATTGGATTTTCCGTCGCGAAGGATCACATCCCACCAGTCGGTATTCGGATAGCGCTTAGGATCGATCATACTCAATGCAAGCCATTGATCTATAGTTCCGTTTTTGAACTGAAAGTTGCCCGGCAAAGTCGTGGCAGCCTGCGCACGCTGCGTGGCTGTCAATGCCTTTGCGTAATTACTCAAAAACTCAAAACTCTGTGTTGGTTTCACCAGGGTCCAGCTTCCTGAAGCGCTTATTTTAGGTTTAGCATTTCGATTTCCGGTCTTTGTTGTAATCAGAATAACCCCGTTTGCTGCCCGGGAACCATACACAGAGGCTGAAGCAGCATCTTTCAATACGGATACACTTTCCACGTCATTGATATTAATCCGGTTGAGACTGACATCCGGCATTCCGTCTACGACGATCAATGGTCCGGCATTATTGACTGTTCCCAACCCGCGAATCATCAGATCTGCGGCATTATTCCCTGCCATTCCTGAGTTTTGGCTTACGGCCAATCCGGGAAGTAGTCCTTGTAAAGCAGAAGAAACATTAGACATCGATCTGCTGGTTACGGCTTCATCGATCTTCACCGAAGCCACAGAACCGGTCAGGTTGACTTTCTTCTGTGTTCCGTATCCGACAACGACAACTTCATCAAGTTCTTCCAGTGAAGTCTGCAGTGTCACGGATGCCGCATCTTTGGCGTCCTTTACTTGTGACAGAAAACCGATAAGTCTGAACTGTAACTTGTCAGATGGTGCTGCAACGATGTTGAAACTACCATCTGCCTGTGTCAGTGCAACTACATTACTGGTCAGATTTCTTACTTCTACACTCCCCAGTCCGTTTCCATTGCCATCTACTACCCTCCCTTTGACTGTCGTCTGTTGAAAAGAAGTAGCATACACCTGTATACGACCGGTCATACCTCTAGCATGCGGATCTTTAACAGGATGTGTCCCCGTAGCAAAAGTAATAGAAGGGCTGAGTGCCAGAAGTTGAATAACTGGAATGATAAAAAGATGGTTTTTTGTTTTACCAAAAAGCCTGTTCCGGTTAATGTTTGTTTTCATTATTTATCATGGTTTATAATTGTAAACATTTTGAAAATTTACTGGACCCGTCATCCAGACTGATAAAAGCTGATCATTTTATCTTGACAATAAGGTAATTATCTAGTGATCATAGGCCTCCTTTCCATAGGTAATTCTCGGTTTATCCATTTTCAGGTAACGTTTTTACTTTTTCTCTTAAATGATCATGTCCTTATCTTGTAACCGGAGTTAAACAGACAGTAAGGAATGATATGAGATAAAAAAGTACTGTTAAATACTATCGGTTCTCCATAATTTAGGATATATGTCTATCCTTTCATAAACATTATTACAACAATAATGTATACAATTATATCAATAATTTGTAAACAACAAAAATTATTTATGCATTTTTTTCATTCCGGAATAATCAAACCCGGAGCCTATCTGCAGGAAGAAATCAAATCGCACATTTTTGTTTTGACCCACTAAAGCAATTGTAACATTACATTTAACATTGTAAACAAATAAAGTTTAAAATTGTATACAATATTATTTGATTTTCTCAGATTAATATTTACATTTGACTCAACAATTGAGGCTTTATCTTTTACCTGAAGATAGATGCCTGTAAACCTGAAATTTGACACATGCTTAGATTTAACACCTTTATTATACTTGCTGTTATTGTGTTTATGGCATCCTGTGGACCTAAAAAACTACCTGAAAATGCTGAATTTGTGCAATTGCAGCAGACAGTACTGTCCCTGACACCGGAAGCAGACAGCCTGGATGTTCCCTGGGATTTACAATATGATCAGGCAGCTCATGCGATTATATTTTCGGAAATAGCCGGAGAAATCAAAAAACTGGATCTTAAAACATCAAAAGTTGAAAACCTGATTACTATCCCGGAAGTATATCATCAACGTACACTGGGATTACTGGGTATGGCTTTATTTCAGGAAAAAGGATCACCTTCTTATCTGTATCTTTCTTACACGTCCAAATCCAACGACAGCATCTTTTCAAATCTGGTGCGCTATGATTACAGTACCACGAGCAAATTAAGTAATCCAAAGACACTGCTCAAAATCCCCGGAAATACTGGACATAATGGCTCCCGCATAATTGTTACGCATGATCAGAAAATAATCTGGGCTACCGGTGATGCAGCCAGCGATACGTATGCACAAGACAGCACCTCTCTCAACGGTAAAATCCTGCGACTCAATCCGGACGGGTCTATCCCGAAAAACAATCCGATCCCGGGCAGCTATGTGTATGCATGGGGATTCAGAAATATGCAGGGACTGACACAGTCTCCCACCGGAAATATCTATACATCAGAACACGGAGATGCCATTGAAGATGAAATAAACCTCATACGACCACTGCATAACTATGGCTGGCCACAAATAGAAGGTATGCACGATACGGAAACGGAAAAAGCTATTGCTACAAAATCTCCGCGTACGGAGCCTATCCGTTCATGGACACCGGTCATCGCTCCGGCAGGGCTGGCTTACTATGGTAACGATGCGATCCCGGAATGGAAAAATGCATTACTGTTAACAACCTTAAAAAGTCAATCGTTACGTATCCTGAAGCTCTCGGATGACGGCAGCCGGATTGTAGATGAAGATATATTGTTTTCAGATAAGCTGGGCAGACTAAGGTCGGTACTGGTGCTGCCGGATGGTGATATATACTTTTGCAGCAGCAACAGGGACTGGAATCCGCAAAAAGGATTTCCGAAACCTGCCGATGATGTGATCTATAAATTAAGTAAAACGGATGTTCGTCCCGAAAAAACGATCAAACCGACAAAGCCTGTTGCCCAGACGACCAAAAGTGGTCAGGAGTTGTATAAAGCCTATTGTGCTTCCTGCCACAAGGATGACGGCAGCGGAGTACCGTCCTCCTTCCCTCCTCTGAAACAATCGGCCCTTGTCAACGGAGCTCCTGAACCCCTGATCCATATCCTGTTAAAAGGATTGACGAACCAGAAGACAGGCAAAGTACAATATGAAGGCGCAATGCCTGCCTTCTCATTTCTCAGGGATGAGGAGATTGCATCGATTGCAACTTATATCCGCAGCAATTTTAACAACCAGGCAAGTGCCATCTCTGCTACCCAAGTAAAATCTAACCGATAATGTCAACACAACCTACAAACACTCCTAAAGCTAAAATAAACTTGCTTTCTGTACTCGGTCCCGGTATTATTACCGCAGCCCTGGTATTTGGCCCCAGTAAAATGACCATTACTTCCAAAATGGGGGCCGACTATGGCTACGACCTGCTATGGGTCATTATTCTCGCCATTTTCTTTATGATGGTATTCACCACAATGGCTGCAAGGATAGGTGCACAGCATAGTGACTCTCTGCTTACCCTGATAAAAAACAAATTCGGGAAGCCTGTAGCTATATTCATAGGCCTGGGAATATTCCTGGTCGCTATATCTTTTCAATCAGGCAATTCTACCGGAGTAGCGATATCAGTAGGTGAAGCTACAGGGTCCAATCCGAAGATCTGGATAGTGGTATTCAATGTTCTCGGGATACTGTTATTATTCTTTCGATCTTTTTATAAAGTGTTGGAAAAGCTCATGTTGGTATTGATTATTATCATGCTGTTTTCATTTCTTACCACTGCCATACTGGTACAGCCTAACCTGATTGACATGAGCAAAGGGATTATCCCAGGTATACCGGATGGCTCGATGGTACTCATTATTGCATTTATAGCGTCCTGTTTTTCACTTGTAGGAGCTTTTTACCAATCCTATTTGGTACAGGAACGTAAAAAAATGGGTGCTTCCAATCAGCAAAACGGGACGGAAATGTTGGGAAGCCGGGTCGGAATTATTATTCTCGGTATTATGAGTACAGGCGTACTGGTATGTGCGGCTAATATTCTGCATCCGCAAGGAATCAAAGTTAACTCAGCTACAGAAATGGGGAAAGCTCTGGAACCCTTATTCGGAGACTATGCTTCACAGCTTTTCTATATAGGCCTGTTCGGAGCTTCCTTTTCATCCCTGATCGGGAATGCCGTGCTGGGGGGTTCTCTGTTAGGCGATACTTTCGGATACGGCAACAATCTGAACAATAAAATGGTGAAATTATTTATCTCCATTGTTATGATTTTCGGATCTATAATCGCTCTGGCATTTGGCAAGCTTCCTCTGGAGCTCATTGTCTTTGCGCAGAGTATTACCACCTTACTCGTTCCGTTTATCGGTTTCACTTTATATCTGATAGGAAATGATAAAACGCTCATGAAGGAACGCGTCAACTCAACATCAACCAAAATATGGGGTGCTTTGGGCCTGATCCTGATCATAGGTCTGGCTGTAAGTAACCTGATCACTTTAATAAAATAAAGCATATGAACAGAGACTTAGTACAATTAGAAGAAGAGATCCTGGCTCCTTCTGCCGCACTTATTGCAGATATCAAACGTATAGAAGGTGATATTATGCTCCTCGGCATAGGAGGCAAAATGGGACCAAGCATGGGCAGACTTGCCGTGCGTGCCATTCGGGAAGCCGGATTATCAAAAAGAGTGATCGGGGTTTCCAGATTCTCGGATAACAAGGTCAAATCAGAATTAGAGGCTTATGGTATCGAAACGATATCCTGTGACCTGCTCAATCAGGAGGAGTTACAGCAACTCCCACAGGTACCTAATATTATTTACCTTGCCGGACACAAATTCGGCACAACAGGAAACGAAGATTTTACATGGGCGATGAATACCTATCTGCCGGGTATGGTAGCACAGCATTTCAGGAGCTCTAAAATTGTCGCCTTTTCTTCCGGAAATGTACTTCCCTTTGTCCCTGTCACATCCGGAGGCGTATCGGAAGAATCATCGCCGGAACCTATCGGAGAATATGCGCAATCCTGTCTGGGCCGGGAACGGATTTTTCAGTATTTCTCAAAAAAAAATCAGACAGATGTATTGATCTACAGACTCAACTATGCGGTAGACTTTCGCTACGGTGTACTGGTAGAGATTGCCAAAGCAGTACTTCAGGACAGACCTATTGATCTGCGGACAGAAAATGTAAACGTAATCTGGCAGGGAGATGCTAACGAGATCGCCTTGAGATCCTTACTGCATTGCGAGGCTCCGGCAAAAATGCTCAATGTAACCGGCCCGGAAACACTGTCCACACGTTGGGTTGCGGAGCGATTTGCAGCTATATTTGGTAAGACAGTACATTTTGAACACGAACCAGCCGGTACAGCTCTGCTCAATAATGCTTCCGAGTGTCATCGTCTGTTTGGTTATCCGAGAGTTACTATCCGCGAAGCAATCGATATCACAGCCAGATGGCTTACAGAAGGAGGCGAGCTCTTCAATAAGGATACCCATTTTCAGGAGAGAGGAGGAAAATTCTAATGAAAAAATTAGATCCCATTTTAAAACAGCTTTTACACGAAGGCACTGTCATTCCGGCTCATCCGCTGGCTCTGCATGAGGATCGCAGTATCGATGAAGAAGGTCAGCGTCTGTTATCCAGATACTATATGGCAAGTGGTGCCGGAGGTATCGCAGTAGCTGTACATTCGACTCAGTTTGAAATCCGCGATCCGAAGATAAATCTCTTCGAAACCGTACTTCAGTGGGCCGCGGAAGAAGTGCAGAAAGCAAACTTAGACCGTCCCTTTATTAAAGTAGCCGGTATCTGCGGACCTACAGAACAAGCCGTACGGGAAGCAGAAACTGCCGTACGATACAACTATGACATCGGACTACTGAGTATGGGCGGATTGCAGGACTGGACGGAAGAACAGATTCTGGAACGGGTACGCAAAGTCGCTGAGATCATGCCTGTATTCGGATTTTATCTCCAGCCATCCGTAGGCGGAAGAATATTTTCCTATGCATTCTGGCAGGCATTCGTAGAGATTGACAATGTAGAAGCCATTAAATGTGCTTCATTCAACCGCTATCAGACTTTAGATGTAATGCGGGCACTGGCCAATTCATCCCGAAGAAATGACATCGCAATGTATACCGGCAACGACGACAATATTATTGCCGATCTGCTATCTACTTACCGGTTTCCGGTAAATGGGGAATCTGTAGAAATAAACTTTAAAGGCGGTCTGCTCGGACACTGGGCTGTATGGACGCAGAAGGCTGTAGACCTGATGCAAAAAATAAAGGAATACCGTAAACACAAAACCAATGAGAAAGCAGACGATCTGCTATCCCGAAACATAGAAGTAACGGATGCTAATGCTGCATTTTTTGACCCTGCACACCACTTTCATGGATGTATCCCCGGCATTCATGAAGTATTGAGACGACAAGGCCTGATGAAAGGTATATGGTGTCTCAATCCAAATGAAAAACTGTCCCCCGGACAA
Proteins encoded in this region:
- a CDS encoding SusC/RagA family TonB-linked outer membrane protein, which produces MKTNINRNRLFGKTKNHLFIIPVIQLLALSPSITFATGTHPVKDPHARGMTGRIQVYATSFQQTTVKGRVVDGNGNGLGSVEVRNLTSNVVALTQADGSFNIVAAPSDKLQFRLIGFLSQVKDAKDAASVTLQTSLEELDEVVVVGYGTQKKVNLTGSVASVKIDEAVTSRSMSNVSSALQGLLPGLAVSQNSGMAGNNAADLMIRGLGTVNNAGPLIVVDGMPDVSLNRININDVESVSVLKDAASASVYGSRAANGVILITTKTGNRNAKPKISASGSWTLVKPTQSFEFLSNYAKALTATQRAQAATTLPGNFQFKNGTIDQWLALSMIDPKRYPNTDWWDVILRDGKSNTYNVSVNGGGENSNYYVSFGALDEKGIQIENDFKRYNAAFNFDLKVTNTINTGVKFSGNWSKYHYNYEEGMTANSPNGLDIFTAPAGILPFDPVTGYYGGAMAYNESSQSTNPYADYLVRNRNTMNQKEAYLNGYLDWKPFQGFTAHVDYSLKYNNRFDWRADLPTRAYNFQLDDWGPRIYVGNNEPIYNVDREGYKTQLTGRLNYERKFGDHDLSIMGAYSEEFWSDRYLSASRGDRLNPLLHEIDGALNNVQTTGGSSDNEGLRSYIGRIGYIAFNKYLLETNFRVDGSSKFLKGDQYGFFPSASAGWRFTEESFFSDLKSKIALSTGKLRASYGALGNNSGVGRYEQQELLTASNYISGGVPVIGLTNKKFINYNLTWERTNVLNLGMDLVFFNNRLSWEVDYYDRLTKGMNRPSDVSIHLSGAYIAPRRNIGDMRNRGVESNLTWTDRKQDFQYMVNFNFSKNSNRLLSWNEQLPKGSTFLDMPYNFVYAFESLGIAQTWEDVYKAAPQGASPGDVLIKDVNGDGKIDINDRVAYPKSQLGRPSTNYALRGSASWKGFDFAFLLQGATGRKEFWMNRINSPFIGTTNQAITEDQWNNTWNLDNRDADYPRLLPSTLGSTSTSNYLSTHWLQDLSYLRVKNIQLGYTFSNGIVKRLGVNKLRVYGSADNLAVITSFKGLDPEKSSYANDAYPITKTFVLGLNVEL
- a CDS encoding DUF4466 family protein, whose translation is MKKLISYIGIVSMLTLFVTACKENSYQIPEAESGLHNDVIKRSMGPNVVGTNIEFAYAMALLPTEGKIVSATVEASIAGASGTYLDNKSYYTNNSGVDVGVQIGDPSVTSSTTTTVNFSRDTSAATLRYYYKIPEEARGKTVSFKFSAKASNGQTVTYNLGPYDIRKMDMKLDLVAKDAQACYISIADMAVYDAAYAAQNPDKIDLVYLYRVIPNIDFKHAVVAPSANAIYLPGVTLPAAVKNNTKLIKAWTVRDQQLARLQYGVFVDDLDLIQKDFADAPDFAVNVRNEGGLWVETADKKYRAYVYINSSTDATKELKISMKRLAMN
- a CDS encoding RagB/SusD family nutrient uptake outer membrane protein, with amino-acid sequence MRTKLNITVVFSVIIATLTGLSSCRKDLLNQVPTTAPSTQTFWASEDDALSALMGNYAVFRPCFDRDYHFDGHGDFLKVWNVGAAPITMMVNSPSNYGGGASALYRALYGSITHSNYVIENINKLMLPNAKTETSLKNLEAIAGEAKLLRGIAYFRLISLWGDVPYFSHILRDPIEADTVSRMPIARIKDSIMADFTYAYDKLPVKGATLGRAAKPAALAFRGKLQLFWGSWNKNGWPELERFTPSAAVAQEAYRGAAEDFKKVINDYGLRLFRNGEPGEWGEMGKADVLPNYYYMFIPSTGNPNTDGEMIMVLTHGGNGTGQSEEYMRVWTGVSVGLSQNQVVARYEIANRYQSTITGDFLPPMIQVAPTVAGARTMPNSAINPESYRNRDYRMKATLLWDYEKIMGMGTTELTGYVPFIYKTWGAAVTIDGVRYTSFNDNGTNLSGIETRKFVRNYGGQNRSSGDYNWPMMRLADVFLMYAEATNEVGGPQADAIDLVNRVRRRGNLPALSGTKTSSKQAFFDAIEQERIVELFGEGQRAFDLRRWRTIEKVFGAAYGNGKWFQDTYGNNWERFFFNEPELTYQRCYIYQIPETERDRNSRLTQNIPWR
- a CDS encoding PQQ-dependent sugar dehydrogenase; translation: MLRFNTFIILAVIVFMASCGPKKLPENAEFVQLQQTVLSLTPEADSLDVPWDLQYDQAAHAIIFSEIAGEIKKLDLKTSKVENLITIPEVYHQRTLGLLGMALFQEKGSPSYLYLSYTSKSNDSIFSNLVRYDYSTTSKLSNPKTLLKIPGNTGHNGSRIIVTHDQKIIWATGDAASDTYAQDSTSLNGKILRLNPDGSIPKNNPIPGSYVYAWGFRNMQGLTQSPTGNIYTSEHGDAIEDEINLIRPLHNYGWPQIEGMHDTETEKAIATKSPRTEPIRSWTPVIAPAGLAYYGNDAIPEWKNALLLTTLKSQSLRILKLSDDGSRIVDEDILFSDKLGRLRSVLVLPDGDIYFCSSNRDWNPQKGFPKPADDVIYKLSKTDVRPEKTIKPTKPVAQTTKSGQELYKAYCASCHKDDGSGVPSSFPPLKQSALVNGAPEPLIHILLKGLTNQKTGKVQYEGAMPAFSFLRDEEIASIATYIRSNFNNQASAISATQVKSNR